One part of the Candida albicans SC5314 chromosome R, complete sequence genome encodes these proteins:
- a CDS encoding uncharacterized protein (Ortholog(s) have DNA 5'-adenosine monophosphate hydrolase activity, mismatched DNA binding, single-strand break-containing DNA binding, single-stranded DNA binding, zinc ion binding activity and cytosol, nucleus localization), which yields MSFRDAFQKYIDHPERHDIVLFHDQNVIIIKDMFPKSTRHLLVIPRNRQVTKNHPLDAFCTDYPEFTGHELYNMVSGYVEKAKDLIIDELFRYSNVNDKSQLSEFRNTFIKAGVHSIPSLNNLHVHVITQDFHSPRMRNKKHYNSFTTKFFVPFEELNPELNESYCRRTSQPFSETESSQSSNSDRNSSTQYIVHERSTQVMEKLIKTTPFKCTSCSKTFGNSMVKLKAHLHEEYTKKYASFIVPNILIPNGVCAPCTK from the coding sequence ATGAGCTTTCGAGATGCGTTTCAAAAATACATAGACCACCCTGAACGACACGACATTGTTCTCTTCCACGACCAAAACGTGATTATAATCAAAGACATGTTCCCCAAGTCGACCAGACACTTGCTAGTCATTCCCCGAAACCGCCAGGTGACGAAAAACCATCCGTTAGATGCATTCTGCACTGATTATCCAGAATTCACAGGACACGAGCTCTACAATATGGTGCTGGGGTATGTTGAGAAGGCAAAGGATCTTATTATTGACGAGTTGTTCCGCTACTCCAACGTGAATGACAAGTCGCAGCTACTGGAGTTCAGAAACACGTTCATTAAAGCGGGGGTCCACAGCATTCCTTCCTTGAACAACCTACATGTCCATGTCATCACTCAAGACTTCCATTCTCCGAGAATGAGGAATAAGAAACATTACAATTCATTTACCACAAAGTTTTTTGTACCTTTTGAGGAGTTGAATCCTGAGTTGAACGAGAGCTACTGTCGTCGCACCTCCCAACCTTTCTCAGAAACAGAACTGTCACAGAGCAGCAATAGCGACCGCAATTCCAGCACACAATACATTGTCCACGAACGCTCTACGCAAGTAATGGAGAAGCTCATCAAAACAACCCCTTTCAAATGCACATCGTGCTCTAAAACATTTGGTAACCTGATGGTCAAACTAAAGGCTCATTTACATGAGGAGTACACGAAGAAATATGCAAGTTTCATCGTTCCCAACATTTTAATCCCTAATGGGGTTTGTGCACCATGCACTAAATAG
- a CDS encoding uncharacterized protein (Ortholog(s) have role in syncytium formation by plasma membrane fusion, vacuolar proton-transporting V-type ATPase complex assembly and integral component of endoplasmic reticulum membrane localization), translating into MSFFVELWESVFTPGTTPALITATHASFILLIISLLVLIFLTKSIHFINLLVIAVLLYASVFWFINELQQVKLQSNNELSQKELEKESESEKLSANATESSQTTATSEDIKLRKRKV; encoded by the coding sequence ATGtcattttttgttgaattatgGGAATCTGTTTTTACGCCAGGTACTACTCCTGCATTGATTACAGCCACACATGCCTCGTTCatattgttaataatatcCTTATTGGTATTAATATTCCttacaaaatcaatacattttattaatttattagtCATAGCGGTGTTATTGTATGCGTCAGTATTTTGGttcattaatgaattgCAGCAAGTGAAGTTACAAAGCAATAACGAACTCTCCCAAAAAGAACTTGAAAAGGAAAGTGAATCGGAGAAATTGTCTGCTAATGCTACTGAATCCTCCCAAACCACTGCAACCTCAGAAGATATCAAACTTAGAAAGAGAAAGGTATAA